The Microlunatus soli genome contains the following window.
GGTCTCCCCAACTCGGCTGCACCTTGTGTTTGAGTGACAGGTCGGCGACCCATTGGACCGCCTCGACCCCCTGTGCACCGGCCAGGGTGAACTTCAGTCCGTCCTCGGAGTAGGTACCCGGTCCACCGTTGTTGCGGGACCAGATCTCCTCATAGCCGGTGTCCTGAATGATCGAGGCACCGAACTGGTCCGAGCCTTTCGTCAGGGCCTTGGCCGCAGCCAGGAAGTCGTCCCAGGTCCAGCCGTCGGCGACCCAGTCGCTGGGCGGCAGATCGACGCCGGCTTCCTGGAACATCGTCTTGTTGTAGAACAGCAGGCGTACCTGACTGGCGACGACGAGTCCGCGCTGTCCGCTGGGCAGCTTCGACCAGGTGAAGATCGGGAAGAAGTCGTCCTCCTTCAGTCCGGATTTGCTGAAGTAGGGCGCCAGGTCGGCGCCGAGCGATTTGTCGGAGACCTCGGGCAGGAAGTCGTCGTTGAGCCGCATCACGTCCGGCGGATGACCACCGGCCAACAGCGTCCGGAACCGGGTCTGATAGTCGTCGAAGCCGACGCTGGCCTGCGGCTTGACCTTGATGCCCGACTTCTTGCTGAACGCTTCCGCGATCGGGCCCTTCAGCAGATCACCGACGCTGTCGTCCCACGCCGCCGTACTGATCGAGCCGGACGCCGCTGCCGCGTCGGCGTTCACCTTGTCGTCGCCCTTGGCACAGCCGCCGAGCGCGACGGCCGAGGCTGCCAGACCCGATGTCGCCAACAGCGTTCGGCGAGTCATCGTCGAGTCACCGATTGTCATGAGATTCCTTTCCCCTACTCACTTCAGGCCGCTCGAGGCGACCCCTTGTACGAAGTACTTCTGAGCGAGTACGAACACCACGAGCACCGGAATGACCGTGATGGTCGAGGCAGCCATCAGCAGATTGGTCGTCGAGAAGTACTCGCCGGAGAACTGCGCAAGCGCGATCGGCAAGGTCTGCAGATTGGTGGAGTTGATGAAGATCAGCGGCCCGAACAGGTCGTTCCACGATTCGATGAAGGTGAAGACGGCCACCGCGGCCAGCGCCGGCTTGACCTGCGGCAGCATGATCCGGGCGAAGATCCCGAAGACGCCGACGCCGTCGATCTTGGCGGCGTCCTCCAACTCGCTGGGCAGGCTCATGAAAGCCTGCCGGAGCAGGAAGGTCCCGAAGACAGGCGTCATCACCCGCGGCACCCACAACGGCAGCTGAGTGTCCACCCACCCGATCCGTTGGAAGATGATGTATTGCGGGATGAGCAGCACGATGCCGGGGATGATCGCGGTGGCCAGCACCAGCAGGAAGGCCAGATCTCGACCGGGGAACCGCAGCCGGGCGAAGCCGTAGCCGGCCAGCGATCCGATGATCAGCACACCGACGACGTTCACCACGGCCAACTGGACCGAGTTCAGCAGGAACGGCCGGATGGCGACGAACGCCTCGGCGTAGTTGCTCCAGACGAACTTCTCGGGGATCAGCGCGAGCGTGTGCGCACTGATGTCGGCTTCGGTCTTCAGCGATGCGGAGATCATCCACACCAACGGTGTGATGAATGCGATGGCGAGAATCGCCATCAGGATCAGCCGGCCGAAGCGTGAGATGGTCAGCCCGGCGGCGACATTCGCCTTGCGTACAACGGTTCGGCTGGTAGCCGCCTGTTCAATCACGGTCATCCTCTCTGATGGCGTATCGATGGTCCGATCACCGATCAGTCGTTGTAGAACACCCACCGGCGTTGCAGCCGCCACTGGACGAAGGTGATCAGTCCGATGATCAGGAACAGGAACCAGGCCATCGCCGACGCGTAGCCGAGATCACCGAAGGTGAAGGCGTTCTGGTACAGCTGGTAGATGTAGACATTGGTTGCGGTTCCCGGACCACCCTTGGTCATCACGAAGATCAACGCGAACACCTGGAATGACGAGATGATCTGCGTGATCAGGACGAAGAACAGCTGGGGCGTCAGCAGCGGCAACGTGACTCGGAAGAACCGTTGGGCAGCGTTCGCTCCGTCGACCCGCGCCGCCTCCAGCAGACTCTCCGGGATCGCTTGCAGACCGGCGATCAGGATCACCATCGGGTAGCCGATCGCCTGCCAGGCCGACACCAGGATGACGGCCGGCATCGCCCAGTGCACATCAGTCAGCCAGGACGGTCCGGAGATCCCGAAGATCTTCAAGCCCTGATTGAGCACCCCGCTCGGGGTGAAGAACTGTGTCCATACCAGGCCGATGGCGACGATGCTGGTCACGTACGGCGTGAAGTAGGCAGTCCGGAAGATGCCGTTCCAGATCCGACCACGTCCGTTGCAGAGCACCGCGAGCAACAGCGCGACGACGACGGTCAGCGGGATCACCCCGACCACGAAGACGGCGGTGTTGCGCAGTGTCACCCAGAACTGCGGATCAGCCGCGAACATCCGACGGTAGTTCGCCAGTCCGAGGATCTTCGGTGTCGTGACGCCATCCCAGTTGGTGAAGGAAGTGAACAGCGAGACGAAGACCGGTGCCGCCTGGAAGGCGAGGATGCCCAACACCAGCGGCCCGATGAACAACCAGCCGTGCAGGGCGGCCCGGCGTCGGGCACGCTGCATCGCGGGCCGACGATCCGTGCTGGAGTCTGCCGGGACGCCCCCTGTCGCCGCGGGGTCCAGCGTGTCGGCAGCGGTGTCTGTCGTCATCCGAACTTCCTAGACGTTGAGTGCGGACTCGACCTGGCCGCGAATGTCGGACAGTGCCTTCCCGGCGGTCAGATCGCCGGCGTAGACGCGCTCCAGCTGCGGTCGGTAGAGCGCGACGGCAGCGGCGGTCGCCTTGGTCGAGTTGATGTTCTTGTTGTGCTCGGCGCCGGGCACCAGCAGCTTGATGTTCTTCGGATACTCGCCGGGACTCTTCAGCGACTCCGCCGCCTTCTTGTTCACCGGCACGGCCAGCCCGGCCTCGGCCAGCAGCGCCCCGCCCTCTTCACTGATCGCGTAGTCCAGGTACTTCCACGCGTCGTCGGGGTTCTTGGCCTTGCTCGGGATGATGTAGAGCACCACCCCGCCGGTCTGATACTGCTGCTCTTTGGCCGGGACCGGCGCGAGGTCCCATTCGAAGTCCTTCACGTTGTCCGCGTAGTAGGCGATGCTGGACGACGCAGACAAGATCATCGCTGCTCGGCCGGAGGTGAACAACCGTTCGACAGCCTGGTCAGGAAGCAGTTCGCCCCAGGCCGGCTGGACATGATGTTTGAGCGTGAGGTCGGCGACCCACTGCATCGCCTCGACACCAGGATCGTCGGCCAGGGTGAACTTCGTGCCGTCCTCGGAGAAGGTCCCGGGTCCGCCGTTGTTGCTGGGCCAGATCTCTTCGCACGCGGTGTCGGAGCTGATGATCGCCCCGTACTGATCGGTGCCTTTGGTCAGTGCCTTGGCAGCCGCCAGGAAGTCGTCCCAGGACCAGTGATCACCGGTCCAGTCCTTCGGCGGCAGCGGAACGCCTTCCTTCTCGAACAGCGTCTTGTTGTAGAACAGGCAGCGCACCTGTGTCCCGGTCACCAGCCCTCGATGGCCGCTCGGCAGCTTGGCCCAGTCGAAGATCGGGAAGAATGCGGACCGATCAAGGCCGGATTCCTTGAAGTAGGGCTCGAGATCTGTGCTCAGCTTCTTGTCGGACACCTCGACAAGAAAGTCATCGTTGAGCCGCATCACGTCCGGTGGCTGGCCGCCCGCGAGGAGCGTGCGGAATCTGGTCTGGAAGTCACCGAACGGGACGGCCGCCTGCGGTCGCAATGTTGTCTCGGACTGCTTCGCGAAGCCTTCGGCGATGGGCCCGTTCATCAGGTCGTTGATCGGGTCGTCCCAGCCGGCGCTGCTCAGGGTGCCGGCACCACCTTGAGCTTTGTTGTCCCCCTTGGCGCATCCGGCGACCGTCACCGAGGCGGCAG
Protein-coding sequences here:
- a CDS encoding carbohydrate ABC transporter permease → MIEQAATSRTVVRKANVAAGLTISRFGRLILMAILAIAFITPLVWMISASLKTEADISAHTLALIPEKFVWSNYAEAFVAIRPFLLNSVQLAVVNVVGVLIIGSLAGYGFARLRFPGRDLAFLLVLATAIIPGIVLLIPQYIIFQRIGWVDTQLPLWVPRVMTPVFGTFLLRQAFMSLPSELEDAAKIDGVGVFGIFARIMLPQVKPALAAVAVFTFIESWNDLFGPLIFINSTNLQTLPIALAQFSGEYFSTTNLLMAASTITVIPVLVVFVLAQKYFVQGVASSGLK
- a CDS encoding ABC transporter substrate-binding protein — its product is MTIGDSTMTRRTLLATSGLAASAVALGGCAKGDDKVNADAAAASGSISTAAWDDSVGDLLKGPIAEAFSKKSGIKVKPQASVGFDDYQTRFRTLLAGGHPPDVMRLNDDFLPEVSDKSLGADLAPYFSKSGLKEDDFFPIFTWSKLPSGQRGLVVASQVRLLFYNKTMFQEAGVDLPPSDWVADGWTWDDFLAAAKALTKGSDQFGASIIQDTGYEEIWSRNNGGPGTYSEDGLKFTLAGAQGVEAVQWVADLSLKHKVQPSWGDLKPDQAAERMFIAGKLGMILNTSSSVSYYNDNVKDFEWEIAPIPANVHQYQQGSIVLYIIPEAAKKQDDAWEYLNYAIGEDGGRMVAEAGVAVPVNKKAAESLKSPGKYPKNMDLLVSGSEQSKIVNYTKASSEAVSLYRPQLERAYTGEITAQQALSGIRGQVEAALKG
- a CDS encoding carbohydrate ABC transporter permease, with the translated sequence MTTDTAADTLDPAATGGVPADSSTDRRPAMQRARRRAALHGWLFIGPLVLGILAFQAAPVFVSLFTSFTNWDGVTTPKILGLANYRRMFAADPQFWVTLRNTAVFVVGVIPLTVVVALLLAVLCNGRGRIWNGIFRTAYFTPYVTSIVAIGLVWTQFFTPSGVLNQGLKIFGISGPSWLTDVHWAMPAVILVSAWQAIGYPMVILIAGLQAIPESLLEAARVDGANAAQRFFRVTLPLLTPQLFFVLITQIISSFQVFALIFVMTKGGPGTATNVYIYQLYQNAFTFGDLGYASAMAWFLFLIIGLITFVQWRLQRRWVFYND
- a CDS encoding ABC transporter substrate-binding protein, which codes for MTSRSLPMNRRAFLAATAAAASVTVAGCAKGDNKAQGGAGTLSSAGWDDPINDLMNGPIAEGFAKQSETTLRPQAAVPFGDFQTRFRTLLAGGQPPDVMRLNDDFLVEVSDKKLSTDLEPYFKESGLDRSAFFPIFDWAKLPSGHRGLVTGTQVRCLFYNKTLFEKEGVPLPPKDWTGDHWSWDDFLAAAKALTKGTDQYGAIISSDTACEEIWPSNNGGPGTFSEDGTKFTLADDPGVEAMQWVADLTLKHHVQPAWGELLPDQAVERLFTSGRAAMILSASSSIAYYADNVKDFEWDLAPVPAKEQQYQTGGVVLYIIPSKAKNPDDAWKYLDYAISEEGGALLAEAGLAVPVNKKAAESLKSPGEYPKNIKLLVPGAEHNKNINSTKATAAAVALYRPQLERVYAGDLTAGKALSDIRGQVESALNV